The region CGGCGTAGGAAAACACGGTGCGGCCGGCGTCGTTGAGCTCCAGCTTGCGCCCGACGCGGTTGAACAGGCGATAGCCGAGCGACTCCTCGAACAGCGCGATCTGTCCGCTGATCGTCTGCGCGGTGAGGTGCAGGCGTTCGCCGGCGCGCGCAATGCCGCCGGTCTTGGCAACCATCCAGAAGTAATGCAGGTGTTTGTAATTAAGCGCGGCCATGGTGTTTTCAATACATCGGTTTTTACGAATAATAAGAAAAGTATATTCGAATTTTCAATAGTATCGGATTTGGCTAAAGTGGCACCTGTCTATTGCACAGCCATGGAGGCCATCATGAAATGTCCCGTTTGCACTACCGTCAATCTGAGCATGAGCGATCGCCAGGGAGTGGAGATCGATTACTGCCCGCAATGCCGCGGCGTCTGGCTCGATCGCGGCGAACTCGATAAATTGATTGAACGCAGCCAGGCCGCGGCGCCGCAAGCTGCCGCAGCCCAAGCGCCGGCGCCTCGCTATGCATCACCGGCGGCGCCGCAAATGCAGCAGCGCGGCTACGATGACCGCTTCGGTCACGG is a window of Herbaspirillum hiltneri N3 DNA encoding:
- a CDS encoding TFIIB-type zinc ribbon-containing protein, with the protein product MKCPVCTTVNLSMSDRQGVEIDYCPQCRGVWLDRGELDKLIERSQAAAPQAAAAQAPAPRYASPAAPQMQQRGYDDRFGHGREYKDHADYRSRKKKGFLGEIFDFD